CCTTTTATAAAAAAGATACCTAAAAGAATAAAGAAGATAAGGGGCACCAATTTTCCGATTGTAATAACATTGTTTACGATTTTTGAAATTCGTACTCCAGCAATGTTCATCAATCCTAAAAATAAAAGAATAGCTACGGCTATAACGCTTCGCCAAAAAGGTGTTGCTGCTAAAGGAAATACACTTCCTAAAGCCGTGGGAAACCCTACAGCCATTGCAGCCCAAGCAATAACCATTATTGCCCATTTCATAAAGCCTACTTCAAAACCGACGAATTCGCCGAAGGCTTCTTTTGCATAAACATAAGGACCGCCGTTCTTTTTAAACAAGCCTCCTGCTTCAGCAAAACAAAGTGCAATCAAAATAACCAAAACGGCATCGAATAAAATAACTCCGATACTCGATACACCGACCAATTTGGCGGCCTTTCCCGGAAGCAAAAATATTCCGGTACCGACAATGGCATTTACTCCAAGAAGGCAAATACTTAAAAGTCCTAATTTACCTTTATTTTCCATTTTCAACTCCTTATATTGAAATATGATAGATAGATTAAATAGCCGAAAAATTAACAACGATTTATAAATTCTTTAAATAGATCTAATGAAGCTTTATGTACAGCCGCCGTCATTTCAGGATGAAACTGAACTCCCATCATAAACCCTTCTCCTGTGTATTCGATGGCTTCAACCACGCCGTCAGGAGCATAAGCCGTAATTTTAAAATCTTTTGCGAGGTCTTTTACAGCCATGTGATGATAAGAATTAACCATATCTTCCTTGCCGAAAACTTTTTGCATAATTGAAGCAGCTTCGGTCTTGATAGAATGAGTGCGTTCCTGCGGGCGGGCTTTTTGTACATGCTGTATTTGAATATCTCTTTTTATGAGTGAAAGATCTTGATAAAGTGAGCCGCCGAAAGCAACATTTAAAATCTGCATTCCTCTGCATATTCCCAAAATCGGCTTTTTTAAAGCCTTAGCTGCTTTGATAAGTCTCAGTTCATAAACATCCCTCTTAGGCAGAATTTCTCCAAGACAGGAAAGCGGCTCTTCATTAAAAAAATGAGGCTCTACATCATACCCGCCCATAATGATAATCCCTGAAAGATTTTCAAGCTGTCTTTGAATAGCATCTTCATCATCAATTATAGGGAGCATAAGGGGAACTCCTCCTGCAGCCAGCACCGAATTCACATAGTCGGCATTGGTGTACATTCTTTCATAACCTGCAAAAAGACTTTGCGAGGTTTCATAGAGGCAGCTGCCTGTAATTCCTATAAGCGGTTTTTTCATAATAAACTCCTGTAATAGTTTTTAAAGGATTAAAAAATCCTATTGTATCCTGATTACTTCCACTTTAAAAGCTTTTTTATTTTTTTTCCGTATCGGTCCTTTAAAGAAGAATAGATATAATTTTCGCCTATCTTTGCGGCAATTGCAATTTTCATGATGGATTTTTTAAGATATTTTATTTTTGCAGCCCTGTAAATAAATAAGCTCAAGTTGATTACGGCAATTATTAAACATGCAACAAGAATCCAACAAAAAATATCATCAGGAATGTACCCATTCGAGCTAGCAATACCACCTAAAAAAATTATCACAATAGGAAGAATAATCCATACAAAAAAATGGAAGCCGCCTGCTTTTTTTAGCATTTTATTTAATGATTTCATATCTTCTATATTATATTGAAACAGCAGGTCTATAATCAATTTAACGCCGTAAGCATCTTCTTTTGTTTCGGCAAAAAAGTCTGCATT
The DNA window shown above is from Treponema denticola and carries:
- a CDS encoding gamma-glutamyl-gamma-aminobutyrate hydrolase family protein, whose translation is MKKPLIGITGSCLYETSQSLFAGYERMYTNADYVNSVLAAGGVPLMLPIIDDEDAIQRQLENLSGIIIMGGYDVEPHFFNEEPLSCLGEILPKRDVYELRLIKAAKALKKPILGICRGMQILNVAFGGSLYQDLSLIKRDIQIQHVQKARPQERTHSIKTEAASIMQKVFGKEDMVNSYHHMAVKDLAKDFKITAYAPDGVVEAIEYTGEGFMMGVQFHPEMTAAVHKASLDLFKEFINRC